Below is a window of Camelina sativa cultivar DH55 chromosome 11, Cs, whole genome shotgun sequence DNA.
aagcaaaaagaaaaaaaaaaaaaattcgtagAATCGGAGAGATTTGAGAagagagaacgaagaagaagaaggatggggtACGTGTTGAGGGTAAGATTGGCTTCGTTCTTCGCCGGAGCTGCTACTGCGTCTTTTATCGGACTCTCTGTTCTCTACAAGGATTACAAGGTCGCTCACGAATCGATTTCTCAGCAGGTTAGCGAATCGATTCGAacatttttattcttgtatCGGATCCATTTCATTCGATTGTTGCTTGGTAACAAGCTATTTCACCGTAGATGTTGTTTCCCAATTTCTGAATCGATACATTTTCGTTAGCATAGTTGTTGATTTGTGTTGGACAAAGAGTTGAGAAATTTTTGGAATTACGT
It encodes the following:
- the LOC104725887 gene encoding uncharacterized protein LOC104725887, with amino-acid sequence MGYVLRVRLASFFAGAATASFIGLSVLYKDYKVAHESISQQAKSFHDSLDRRISVLESLRQSEAPQLAETTE